A genomic region of Lonchura striata isolate bLonStr1 chromosome 8, bLonStr1.mat, whole genome shotgun sequence contains the following coding sequences:
- the ITGB2 gene encoding integrin beta-2, translated as MLFVLQKMPRDCCLQLPAATWVLLLVTTAFAMECPKIKVGTCKDCIQSGPGCAWCKKLNFTKAGEPDAIRCDTVEQLKKRGCPGSEIEFPGNEIKSTQNNPLSHETQLTPQEVHLKLRIGHPAVFEVKFRRAMGYPIDLYYLMDLSYSMLDDLENVKKLGGELLRALESTTPSRRIGFGSFVDKTVLPFVNTHPEKLQNPCPNKDTKCQPPFAFKHILSLTDNAEQFESEVGKQFISGNLDAPEGGLDAMMQAAVCGDQIGWRNVTRLLVFATDDGFHFAGDGKLAGILTPNDGKCHLEDNMYKRSNEFDYPSVGQLVQKLAENNIQPIFAVTSKVVDVYKKLSEMIPKSAVGELNQDSSNIIELIQVAYNNLSSRIILDHSTLLDTLDVKYDSKCKNDKDSVDEARGQCDNVKINEEVIFKVKVTTKVCIPKYSFTIRPLGFTDTLTVHVSSNCDCHCNDKPDPTACNGQGIIECGTCSCNSRYTGKNCECDTKGKTSKELEHSCRRDNSSVLCSGQGDCVCGQCVCHTSDVPGKYIYGTYCQCDNKNCEFFNGSLCGGPARGQCDCGACKCLPGYEGSACQCQQSTESCLNARRHVCSLRGTCHCNRCQCSGGYQPPFCQECPGCPSPCGRYISCVECKFFNSGPFEKNCSQACPNIQLPTNSTEVSTSDRKCREKDSQNCWMSFHMVQEDGEEIYTIIVDPDRECPQPPNVPLIVGSTIAGVFLIGILVLVIWRFLMELLDRREYRRFEKEKSKAKWNDADNPLFKSATTTVVNPKFNE; from the exons AATTTCACCAAAGCTGGCGAGCCTGATGCCATCCGCTGTGACACTGTTGAGCAGCTGAAGAAGAGGGGGTGCCCAGGCAGTGAGATTGAGTTTCCAGGCAATGAGATCAAAAGTACACAGAACAATCCCCTAAGCCATGAAACACAGCTGACTCCACAGGAGGTGCACCTGAAGCTGAGGATAG gcCATCCTGCTGTGTTTGAGGTGAAGTTTCGCCGTGCCATGGGGTATCCCATTGATCTCTACTACCTCATGGACCTCTCCTACTCCATGCTGGATGACCTGGAGAACGTCAAGAAGCTGGGAGGGGAGCTGCTCAGGGCGCTGGAGAGCACCACCCCTTCTCGGCGTATTG GGTTTGGCTCCTTTGTGGACAAGACAGTGCTGCCATTCGTGAACACGCACCCCGAGAAGCTGCAGAACCCCTGCCCCAATAAGGACACGAAGTGCCAGCCTCCCTTCGCCTTCAAGCACATCCTGTCGCTGACGGACAACGCCGAGCAGTTTGAGAGCGAAGTGGGGAAGCAGTTCATCTCAGGGAACCTGGACGCCCCCGAGGGCGGGCTGGATGCCATGATGCAGGCAGCAGTGTGCGGg GACCAGATCGGCTGGCGCAACGTGACCCGCTTGCTGGTGTTTGCTACTGATGACGGCTTCCACTTTGCCGGGGATGGCAAGCTTGCAGGCATCCTGACCCCCAACGATGGCAAGTGCCACTTGGAGGACAACATGTACAAAAGGAGCAATGAGTTT GACTACCCATCTGTTGGCCAGCTGGTCCAGAAACTTGCTGAAAACAACATTCAGCCTATTTTTGCTGTCACCAGTAAGGTGGTGGATGTTTACAAG aaactcagtGAGATGATCCCAAAGTCGGCAGTGGGAGAGCTGAACCAGGACTCCAGCAACATCATTGAACTCATCCAAGTGGCCTACAAT AACCTCTCCTCACGGATCATCTTGGACCATTCCACCTTGCTGGACACTCTGGATGTCAAATATGACTCCAAATGCAAAAATGACAAGGACTCCGTGGATGAAGCAAGAGGCCAGTGTGACAATGTCAAGATCAATGAAGAG GTCATCTTCAAAGTGAAGGTCACAACCAAGGTGTGCATTCCAAAATATTCCTTCACCATCCGGCCGCTAGGCTTCACAGACACCCTCACTGTCCATGTGTCCAGCAACTGTGACTGCCACTGCAATGACAAGCCTGACCCAACTGCTTGCAATGGGCAAGGCATCATCGAATGTGGGACCTGCAG CTGCAACTCAAGATACACAGGGAAGAACTGCGAGTGCGACACCAAAGGAAAGACCAGCAAGGAGCTAGAGCACAGCTGCCGGAGGGACAACAGCTCGGTGCTCTGCTCGGGGCAGGGGGACTGCGTGTGCGGGCAGTGCGTGTGCCACACCAGCGACGTGCCTGGCAAGTACATCTACGGCACCTACTGCCAGTGCGACAACAAGAACTGCGAGTTCTTCAACGGCTCCCTCTGCGGCGGCCCAG CACGCGGGCAGTGCGACTGCGGGGCATGCAAGTGCCTGCCTGGATATGAGGGCAGCGCCTGCCAGTGCCAGCAATCGACGGAGAGCTGCCTCAATGCCCGCAGACACGTCTGCAGCCTCCGTGGAACCTGCCACTGCAACCGCTGCCAGTGCTCGGGAGGGTACCAGCCCCCCTTCTGCCAGGAATGCCCAGGCTGCCCTTCTCCCTGTGGCAGATACAT CTCCTGCGTGGAGTGCAAGTTCTTCAACAGCGGCCCCTTTGAGAAGAACTGCTCCCAGGCCTGTCCCAACATCCAGCTGCCCACAAACTCAACTGAGGTGAGCACAAGTGAtaggaaatgcagggaaaaggATTCCCAGAACTGCTGGATGTCCTTCCATATGGTCCAGGAGGATGGCGAGGAGATATATACCATCATCGTCGATCCTGATAGAG AGTGCCCACAGCCTCCTAATGTCCCACTGATCGTGGGCAGCACCATTGCTGGCGTGTTCCTCATTGGCATTCTGGTCCTGGTCATCTGGCGGTTCTTGATGGAGCTGCTTGACCGCCGGGAATACCGCCGGTTTGAGAAGGAGAAGTCCAAAGCCAAGTGGAATGAT GCTGATAATCCCCTCTTCAAGAGTGCCACCACCACTGTCGTCAACCCCAAGTTTAATGAATGA